In Juglans regia cultivar Chandler chromosome 13, Walnut 2.0, whole genome shotgun sequence, the following proteins share a genomic window:
- the LOC108988482 gene encoding uncharacterized protein LOC108988482, translating to MDGEALIWYQEALDTAQFVSWETLMRAMLVRFGPTAYDDPMETLTRLKQVITVATYKASFEALSNRVRGLSEHHKLSCFLSGLKDEIQLPLRMFNPHNLTAAFGLARIQEEYLISVKKPMKFSAEKGQFGLSNNYNSYGNSGGAAGNNLKYSPPVKKVFSTEWDEKRKKGLCYHCDEKWNPNHNCKKAKVYLLQGVRELEATEETTEEITMVADAPSEGDSKQKGVVVEPEISLNAITRTPSCKTMRLKGWIGCIQVVLLVDSGSTHSFVDPSIAQTAKLVVDKARKLAVKVANGQLVQGLGHCSKAKIKVQGISFYPSFYVLPLGGCDVVLGVDWLETLGTIAWNFHELSMKFLYLGKNVELLGLKLEGLTLAKGEKSMLTSMQRGKGLFLQLVSETNVLRTLGGGDKMQQLISQFAQVFEIPKGLSPSRPQDHRIPLKEGTQSITARPYRYPHYQKSEIEKIVAELLDTGVIRPSSSSFSSLVLLVRKGDGSWRMCVDYRALNQETIKDKFPIPVIDELLDELHGSVVFSKLDLRSGYHQIRVVPEDVAKTAFRTHEGHYEFLVMPFGLTNAPSTFQGLMNEVFRPYLRKFVLVFFDDILVYSSYWTDHLRHVQVVLEL from the coding sequence ATGGACGGGGAGGCCTTGATATGGTACCAAGAAGCCTTAGACACTGCCCAGTTTGTGAGTTGGGAGACTTTGATGCGAGCTATGTTAGTTCGTTTTGGACCAACCGCCTATGACGATCCTATGGAGACCTTAACAAGGTTAAAGCAAGTCATTACGGTGGCCACTTACAAGGCCAGTTTTGAGGCACTGTCTAATCGGGTAAGGGGTCTTTCCGAACACCATAAGTTGAGTTGTTTCCTAAGTGGTTTGAAGGATGAAATACAGTTACCTCTCCGCATGTTCAATCCACACAACTTAACGGCAGCCTTTGGCTTAGCACGAATTCAAGAAGAGTACCTCATTAGTGTTAAGAAACCAATGAAGTTCTCAGCCGAGAAGGGGCAGTTTGGGTTGAGTAACAACTATAATTCTTATGGTAATAGTGGTGGTGCAGCGGGTAACAATCTGAAATACAGCCCTCCTGTCAAAAAGGTTTTCTCCACGGAGTGGGATGAGAAACGTAAGAAAGGGCTATGTTATCATTGCGATGAAAAATGGAACCCCAACCACAATTGCAAAAAAGCTAAGGTTTACCTCTTACAAGGAGTTAGGGAGTTGGAAGCAACAGAGGAAACTACAGAAGAAATTACTATGGTGGCGGACGCACCGAGTGAAGGGGATTCAAAACAGAAAGGGGTTGTGGTTGAACCCGAGATATCTCTAAATGCAATTACGAGAACTCCTAGCTGTAAGACTATGCGACTCAAGGGGTGGATTGGGTGTATACAAGTGGTTCTTTTGGTTGACTCCGGGTCCACACATAGCTTCGTGGACCCCTCTATTGCCCAAACAGCCAAGCTGGTGGTTGATAAGGCAAGAAAACTTGCTGTAAAAGTGGCTAACGGACAGCTGGTTCAAGGCTTAGGTCATTGCAGCAAAGCCAAAATCAAGGTGCAAGGTATATCTTTTTATCCCTCCTTTTATGTTTTGCCTCTTGGAGGTTGTGATGTCGTTCTTGGGGTGGATTGGTTAGAGACACTTGGAACCATTGCTTGGAATTTTCATGAGTTGTCCATGAAATTTCTATATCTTGGGAAGAATGTTGAGCTGTTGGGACTAAAGTTGGAAGGTTTGACTCTTGCTAAAGGGGAAAAGTCAATGCTTACATCCATGCAAAGAGGGAAGGGATTATTTTTACAGCTTGTTAGTGAAACCAATGTATTGAGGACCTTGGGGGGAGGAGATAAGATGCAGCAGCTGATTTCACAGTTTGCACAAGTGTTTGAGATTCCGAAGGGGTTATCACCCTCAAGACCCCAAGACCATAGAATACCTCTTAAGGAAGGAACTCAATCCATAACCGCTAGACCTTACCGTTACCCCCACTaccaaaaatctgaaattgaaaagatagtGGCAGAATTACTTGATACCGGAGTGATAAGGCCTAGCTCAAgttctttctcttctctggTGCTTTTGGTCCGCAAGGGGGATGGAAGTTGGCGTATGTGCGTGGACTATCGCGCACTTAACCAAGAGACTATAAAGGATAAGTTTCCTATTCCCGTGATTgatgagctcttggatgagTTGCATGGATCGGTGGTTTTCTCTAAATTGGATTTGAGGTCCGGTTACCACCAAATCAGGGTGGTCCCCGAGGATGTTGCAAAAACagcctttagaactcatgagggaCACTATGAGTTTCTTGTTATGCCCTTTGGGTTGACTAATGCCCCATCAACTTTTCAAGGGCTGATGAATGAGGTATTTCGACCCTATTTGCGAAAGTTTGTACTAGTTTTTTTTGACGATATTTTGGTGTACAGCAGCTACTGGACAGATCATTTGAGGCATGTGCAGGTTGTGCTGGAGTTGTGA